A DNA window from Amycolatopsis sp. DSM 110486 contains the following coding sequences:
- a CDS encoding MGMT family protein, with product MDDELHERIRAVISDVPAGTVATYGDIAALSGAPSPRLVGRVLAEDGHDLPWQRILRANGTPAPHLAHRQLELLRAEGVLADGQRVNLREYRWRPDGLPQEEEPEGLF from the coding sequence GTGGACGACGAACTTCACGAACGGATCCGGGCTGTGATCAGCGACGTGCCGGCGGGCACGGTGGCGACGTACGGTGACATCGCCGCACTCAGCGGCGCTCCTTCACCCCGGCTCGTCGGGCGCGTGCTCGCTGAAGACGGGCACGACCTGCCGTGGCAGCGGATCCTGCGCGCCAACGGCACTCCGGCGCCGCATCTGGCCCACCGACAGCTCGAACTCCTGCGCGCGGAAGGCGTGCTCGCCGACGGCCAGCGCGTGAACCTGCGCGAGTACCGCTGGCGTCCCGACGGGCTGCCGCAGGAGGAGGAACCCGAAGGTCTGTTTTAA
- a CDS encoding siderophore-interacting protein: protein MALLTAHRGRVTAVRRVTPHMARVTFDCATLAATEGFGPDAYLKVFFPLDGQDEPQLPPPPTSGDVVSWYQSYLAMPDEVRPPMRTYTVRAFRPALGEVDIDFVLHDDTLGPASAWAAQAAEGDRVAFVGPHSLYEVPETAEWQLLVGDETALPAIGAIVENLPRSTRASIYVEIPDRAERQTFDTAGGVELHWVVRGTRPHGEALLDAVRAANLPGGAPYAWVSGEANVVKHVRRHLVRERGFDKDTICFTGYWRHGLSEEAVGRERVAAIS, encoded by the coding sequence ATGGCATTGCTGACTGCGCACCGCGGCCGGGTCACCGCGGTCCGGCGGGTCACCCCGCACATGGCCAGGGTCACGTTCGACTGCGCCACGCTCGCCGCGACCGAAGGCTTCGGACCCGACGCTTACCTGAAGGTGTTCTTCCCGCTCGACGGTCAGGACGAGCCGCAGCTGCCGCCCCCGCCGACGAGCGGCGACGTGGTGTCCTGGTACCAGTCCTACCTCGCGATGCCCGACGAGGTCCGGCCGCCGATGCGCACCTACACCGTGCGCGCGTTCCGGCCCGCGCTCGGCGAGGTGGACATCGACTTCGTGCTCCACGACGACACCCTGGGCCCGGCCTCGGCGTGGGCCGCGCAGGCGGCGGAGGGCGACCGGGTCGCGTTCGTGGGGCCGCACAGCCTGTACGAGGTGCCGGAAACCGCCGAGTGGCAGCTGCTGGTCGGCGACGAGACGGCGCTGCCCGCGATCGGCGCGATCGTGGAGAACCTGCCGCGGTCGACACGGGCTTCGATCTACGTCGAGATCCCGGACCGCGCCGAACGCCAGACGTTCGACACGGCCGGTGGCGTCGAGCTGCACTGGGTCGTGCGCGGCACCCGGCCCCACGGCGAAGCCCTGCTCGATGCCGTGCGCGCCGCGAACCTGCCCGGTGGCGCGCCGTACGCCTGGGTTTCGGGCGAGGCCAACGTCGTGAAGCACGTCCGCCGGCACCTCGTGCGCGAGCGCGGCTTCGACAAGGACACGATCTGTTTCACCGGCTACTGGCGCCACGGCCTCAGTGAGGAAGCGGTCGGGCGCGAGCGCGTGGCTGCAATTTCCTGA
- a CDS encoding DUF3224 domain-containing protein, translated as MNTFSMKNWDEHLASGSEGGPRVAYAHATMEYSGVIEGDSICDYLLYYAGEGYDGGGTTSPSFERFDATVDGRRGTFVVRHEGGFDPKGIWSKFDVVAGSATGELTGLTGSGTVKGTMGEPTVSYTFDYALS; from the coding sequence ATGAACACGTTCAGCATGAAGAACTGGGACGAACACCTCGCCAGCGGCAGCGAAGGCGGCCCGCGCGTGGCCTACGCGCACGCCACGATGGAGTACAGCGGCGTGATCGAAGGTGATTCGATCTGCGATTACCTGCTGTACTACGCGGGCGAGGGTTACGACGGCGGCGGCACCACGTCGCCGAGCTTCGAACGGTTCGACGCGACCGTGGACGGTCGTCGCGGCACGTTCGTGGTCCGGCACGAGGGTGGCTTCGACCCGAAGGGCATCTGGTCGAAGTTCGACGTCGTGGCCGGCTCCGCGACGGGCGAGCTCACCGGCCTGACCGGGTCGGGCACGGTGAAGGGCACGATGGGCGAACCGACGGTGTCGTACACCTTCGACTACGCGCTGAGCTGA
- a CDS encoding ATP-dependent DNA helicase, whose product MRPPAVGAPTFTWDAGARRLLSAPAGFLRVLGGPGTGKTTLLATAAARRIADGADPESVLVLTASRRAADALRADITRRLTADPEQSSVLPRTVSEPLVRTVHSYAFSLLRLEARAEELPPPRLLAGAEQDVVVRDLLQGDLEIGAPDWPDQLRPALLVPGFAEELRDLLMRAAERGLGPEDLVALGHRKDREEWVAAGHFWAQYEEVTQLQGAGGNALGVRSAPALDAAELVTSALLALEDDEELRERERGRVRHLFVDDAHHLDPLQVQLIRQIGQTAAEFVVAGDPDQSVFSFRGADPRLFADADSDGDRTVTLTTSHRLAPAVREAVTKLGATLPGASQHRKLVSPPGKRGGKVRVRLMPTPAAEASWIADQLRRAHLIDGVPWSEMSVLVRSPARTFLVLQRALRAAGVPIGSATQELPLAKHSAVRPLLAVLRIAAQPELLDVDLAEMLLSSTLGGADPLALRRVRRGLRRLELAGGGQRSSDELLVEALRGGDILVGLADAEATPVRRVGKLLSVTHQAVARGEGVEQVLWELWEASGLQERLLRFVDRGGSLGAQADRDLDAVVALFDAAGRYVDRLPRASVASFADYLSSQNIAGDTLAPAAIPGEGVSLLTAHAAAGREWTVVAVAGVQEGAWPDLRLRGSVLGVERLVDLLSGVDDGDKVSAIAPILAEERRLFYVAAARARRTLLVTAVAGEDEQPSRFLDDLEENGADDGALDSRMKPPGRSLVLAELVGELREVVCDDKADPERRARAAKQLARLADAGVPGAHPSTWYGLLPSSTDEPVHKPGDLMRISPSTVEILVKCPLRWLVERHGGSDPAQLAAVTGTLVHGLAQAVAGGRTEDQIQAALDDAWVRVDAGAPWFSRRERNRVEQMLRNFVAWLEGSRKELIEAGVEQDIEVELPMGDDEVRVMLRGRVDRVELDKDGRPVIVDIKTGKVPVSSADAEQHPQLAAYQLAVLLGAIEGKNTPGGARLVYVAKTNNKTGATQRDQPPLDDDGGRQWLDLVRSAAAAAAGPGYQAHENPDCDRCPARSCCPLRPEGRQVTGP is encoded by the coding sequence GTGCGCCCGCCCGCCGTCGGCGCACCCACGTTCACCTGGGACGCAGGCGCGCGCCGGCTGCTGTCCGCACCCGCCGGGTTCCTCCGCGTGCTCGGCGGGCCCGGCACCGGCAAGACGACCTTGCTCGCCACCGCGGCCGCGCGCCGCATCGCCGACGGCGCCGACCCGGAGAGTGTGCTCGTGCTCACCGCTTCACGCCGCGCGGCCGACGCGCTGCGGGCCGACATCACGCGCCGCCTCACGGCCGATCCCGAGCAGTCGTCGGTGTTGCCGCGCACGGTGAGTGAACCGCTCGTGCGCACGGTGCACTCCTACGCGTTTTCGCTGCTTCGCCTCGAAGCCCGCGCCGAAGAGCTGCCGCCGCCACGGTTGCTGGCCGGCGCGGAGCAGGACGTCGTCGTGCGCGACCTGCTGCAGGGCGATCTAGAGATCGGCGCCCCCGACTGGCCCGACCAGCTCCGTCCGGCCCTGCTCGTGCCGGGCTTCGCCGAGGAGCTGCGCGACCTGCTGATGCGCGCGGCCGAGCGAGGGCTCGGTCCCGAGGACCTCGTGGCGCTCGGCCACCGCAAGGACCGCGAGGAGTGGGTGGCGGCTGGGCATTTCTGGGCGCAGTACGAGGAGGTCACGCAGCTGCAGGGCGCGGGCGGCAATGCGCTCGGCGTCCGCAGCGCGCCCGCGCTCGACGCCGCCGAGCTGGTCACCTCCGCCCTGCTCGCTCTCGAAGACGACGAGGAGCTGCGCGAGCGCGAACGCGGCCGCGTGCGGCACCTGTTCGTGGACGACGCCCACCACCTCGACCCGCTGCAGGTCCAGCTGATCCGCCAGATCGGCCAGACCGCGGCCGAGTTCGTGGTGGCCGGTGACCCCGACCAGTCCGTGTTCTCCTTCCGCGGAGCCGATCCCCGGCTGTTTGCCGACGCGGACTCTGACGGCGACCGCACGGTCACGCTCACCACCTCCCACCGGCTCGCCCCGGCCGTGCGCGAGGCCGTGACGAAGCTCGGCGCCACGCTGCCGGGCGCGTCGCAACACCGGAAACTCGTTTCTCCCCCGGGAAAACGCGGGGGCAAAGTCCGCGTTCGGCTGATGCCGACGCCGGCCGCCGAGGCGAGCTGGATCGCCGACCAGCTGCGCCGCGCCCACCTCATCGACGGTGTGCCGTGGTCCGAGATGTCGGTGCTCGTGCGCTCGCCCGCGCGGACTTTCCTGGTGCTGCAACGAGCTTTGCGCGCGGCCGGGGTGCCGATCGGCTCGGCGACGCAAGAGCTGCCGCTGGCCAAGCACTCCGCCGTCCGGCCGCTGCTGGCCGTGCTGCGGATCGCGGCCCAACCGGAGCTGCTCGACGTCGACCTCGCCGAAATGCTGCTGTCCTCGACGCTGGGCGGGGCCGACCCGCTCGCGTTGCGCCGGGTCCGCCGCGGCCTGCGCCGGCTCGAGCTGGCCGGCGGCGGCCAGCGCTCCAGCGACGAGCTGCTCGTGGAAGCCCTGCGCGGCGGCGACATCCTGGTCGGGCTCGCCGACGCCGAGGCGACGCCGGTGCGGCGCGTCGGCAAGCTGCTGAGCGTCACGCACCAGGCGGTCGCTCGCGGTGAAGGCGTGGAACAAGTGCTGTGGGAGCTGTGGGAGGCCAGTGGCCTGCAGGAACGGCTGCTGCGGTTCGTCGACCGCGGCGGCTCGCTCGGTGCGCAGGCCGACCGTGACCTCGACGCCGTGGTCGCGTTGTTCGACGCCGCCGGTCGTTATGTCGACCGGCTGCCGCGCGCGAGCGTCGCGTCGTTCGCCGACTACCTGTCGTCGCAGAACATCGCGGGGGACACGCTGGCGCCCGCCGCGATCCCGGGCGAGGGCGTGTCGCTGCTGACCGCGCACGCGGCCGCGGGTCGCGAGTGGACGGTCGTGGCCGTGGCGGGCGTGCAGGAAGGTGCGTGGCCGGACCTGCGCCTGCGCGGCTCCGTGCTCGGTGTGGAACGGCTCGTCGACCTGCTGTCGGGAGTAGACGACGGCGACAAGGTCTCCGCCATCGCCCCGATCCTCGCCGAGGAGCGGCGCCTGTTCTACGTCGCCGCCGCCCGCGCACGCCGGACGTTGCTGGTCACGGCCGTGGCGGGCGAGGACGAGCAGCCGTCCCGCTTCCTCGACGACCTGGAAGAGAACGGCGCCGACGACGGCGCGCTCGACTCCCGCATGAAGCCACCCGGCCGTTCGCTGGTGCTGGCCGAGCTCGTCGGCGAGCTGCGCGAGGTCGTGTGCGACGACAAGGCCGACCCCGAACGTCGTGCCCGCGCGGCGAAGCAGCTCGCACGGCTGGCCGACGCCGGCGTGCCCGGCGCGCACCCCAGCACGTGGTACGGCCTGCTGCCGTCTTCCACCGACGAACCGGTGCACAAACCCGGTGACCTCATGCGGATCTCACCGTCCACAGTGGAAATTCTGGTGAAGTGCCCGCTGCGCTGGCTCGTCGAACGCCACGGCGGCAGCGACCCCGCGCAGCTCGCCGCGGTCACGGGAACGCTGGTGCACGGCCTCGCGCAGGCCGTCGCGGGCGGGCGCACCGAAGACCAGATCCAGGCCGCGCTCGACGACGCGTGGGTGCGCGTGGACGCCGGCGCACCGTGGTTCTCCCGGCGCGAGCGCAACCGCGTGGAGCAGATGCTACGCAATTTCGTCGCGTGGCTGGAGGGCAGCCGTAAGGAGCTGATCGAGGCGGGTGTCGAGCAGGACATCGAGGTCGAGCTGCCGATGGGCGACGACGAGGTGCGCGTGATGCTGCGCGGCCGCGTCGATCGCGTGGAGCTGGACAAGGACGGCCGCCCGGTGATCGTGGACATCAAGACCGGCAAGGTGCCCGTGTCCAGCGCCGACGCCGAGCAGCACCCGCAGCTCGCCGCGTACCAGCTCGCCGTGCTGCTCGGCGCGATCGAGGGCAAGAACACCCCGGGTGGTGCGCGGTTGGTCTACGTCGCGAAGACCAACAACAAGACCGGCGCCACGCAACGCGACCAGCCGCCGCTCGACGACGACGGCGGCCGGCAGTGGCTCGACCTCGTGCGTTCCGCGGCGGCCGCCGCGGCCGGGCCCGGCTACCAAGCCCACGAGAACCCCGACTGCGACCGCTGTCCCGCCCGCAGCTGCTGCCCGCTGCGGCCCGAGGGCAGGCAGGTGACCGGCCCGTGA
- a CDS encoding winged helix DNA-binding domain-containing protein yields MLEVSRKQVMAYRVARHGLHRDFADPVASPLFDLGLQDSMRDTALLALSARSSTPVEPTSLVDDPRVVLVWSHRGAPHFHRREDLRELVTSLIPLDDADALARMLWQKKEIGATGVPASEVLFTAARAIRKVVTQPMSKGAVSAAATRELPPEYSRWCRPCNATHIQEQLMRLATLHGGVRLEADQSPATLAPLEDRGRMRTSPDAAAVSRVVRGYLVANGPATQGDAAGFVGTAKTALSAAWPDDLVEVKVDGRRAFLPADQVAALENPPSPSVVRLLPPLDPFTQARDKAVLVPDKARAKEVWKILGSPGALLVDGELMGVWRTRGSGKRLAVTVTTFDPLRAADRDAAEEEASRAATARGYADFSVTWG; encoded by the coding sequence GTGCTGGAGGTGTCACGCAAGCAAGTGATGGCGTACCGGGTCGCGCGGCACGGGCTGCACCGGGACTTCGCGGACCCGGTGGCGTCGCCGCTGTTCGACCTCGGTCTGCAGGACAGCATGCGTGACACCGCCCTGCTCGCCCTCTCGGCGCGGTCTTCGACACCGGTGGAGCCGACGTCCCTTGTGGACGATCCGCGCGTGGTGCTCGTCTGGTCCCACCGCGGCGCCCCGCACTTCCACCGGCGCGAAGACCTGCGCGAGCTCGTGACGTCGCTGATCCCCCTCGACGACGCCGACGCCCTGGCCCGGATGCTGTGGCAGAAAAAGGAAATCGGCGCGACGGGCGTGCCCGCGTCGGAGGTGCTCTTCACCGCGGCGCGGGCCATCCGCAAGGTCGTGACGCAGCCGATGTCGAAGGGCGCGGTGAGCGCCGCCGCCACGCGCGAGCTGCCACCCGAGTACTCCCGCTGGTGCCGCCCCTGCAACGCCACGCACATCCAGGAGCAGCTCATGCGCCTGGCCACCCTCCACGGCGGCGTGCGCCTGGAAGCCGACCAGTCCCCGGCGACGCTGGCGCCGTTGGAAGACCGTGGCCGCATGCGCACTTCGCCCGACGCGGCGGCCGTGTCGCGCGTGGTGCGCGGCTACCTCGTTGCCAACGGCCCCGCCACCCAAGGCGACGCGGCGGGTTTCGTGGGCACGGCGAAGACGGCTCTGTCGGCTGCGTGGCCTGATGATCTGGTCGAGGTCAAAGTGGACGGTCGCCGGGCGTTCCTGCCCGCCGATCAGGTGGCTGCGCTGGAGAATCCGCCGTCGCCGTCGGTGGTTCGGTTGCTGCCGCCGCTGGATCCGTTCACGCAGGCCCGTGACAAAGCCGTGCTGGTGCCGGACAAGGCCCGCGCGAAGGAAGTGTGGAAGATCCTCGGCAGCCCCGGCGCGTTGCTGGTGGACGGCGAGCTGATGGGCGTCTGGCGCACCCGCGGTTCAGGCAAACGCCTGGCCGTCACGGTGACCACGTTCGACCCGCTTCGCGCGGCGGATCGGGATGCGGCTGAGGAAGAAGCTTCCCGGGCCGCCACGGCTCGCGGGTACGCGGATTTCTCCGTCACCTGGGGCTAG
- a CDS encoding uroporphyrinogen-III synthase: protein MGELDGVRIGVTAERRAEDLISALLRYGAQVRHAPTITIVPLAEDPELRLSTEAVLAAPVAFTAVTTGAGFRGWLAAADGWGLKNDLLTTLGSSRIFARGPKAVGAVRGAGLREEFSAPGESNAELFAALVSAGVVDSRVAVQLHGAPLPEFTGQLVGAEVVAVQPYRWHSPADTAPVLSLAHDIQAGEVDALVFTSAPAATNFLTLTAGTGALDVVRAGRIKTFCVGPVTAAPLEAQGIPTCQPDRQRLGALVKLVVSTLGRA from the coding sequence ATGGGTGAGCTGGACGGGGTGCGGATCGGCGTCACGGCCGAGCGCCGCGCCGAGGACCTCATCTCCGCACTGCTCCGCTACGGCGCGCAGGTGCGCCACGCGCCGACGATCACCATCGTGCCCCTCGCCGAAGACCCCGAGCTGCGGCTCAGCACCGAAGCCGTGCTCGCCGCGCCGGTTGCTTTCACGGCCGTCACGACCGGTGCCGGCTTCCGCGGCTGGCTTGCCGCCGCCGACGGCTGGGGCCTCAAGAACGACCTGCTCACGACGCTGGGCTCGTCGCGGATCTTCGCGCGCGGCCCGAAAGCCGTGGGCGCGGTGCGGGGAGCGGGGCTGCGCGAGGAGTTCTCGGCGCCGGGGGAGAGCAACGCCGAGCTGTTCGCCGCGCTGGTGTCCGCGGGTGTGGTCGATTCCCGCGTTGCCGTCCAGCTGCACGGCGCTCCACTGCCGGAGTTCACCGGGCAGCTGGTCGGCGCCGAGGTGGTCGCGGTGCAGCCCTACCGTTGGCACTCACCCGCCGACACTGCCCCGGTCCTCTCCCTGGCACATGACATCCAGGCGGGCGAAGTCGACGCCCTCGTTTTCACCAGCGCCCCGGCCGCCACCAACTTCCTCACCCTGACCGCCGGCACCGGCGCCCTCGACGTGGTGCGCGCGGGCCGGATCAAGACCTTCTGCGTGGGCCCGGTGACGGCGGCCCCGCTCGAAGCGCAGGGCATTCCGACGTGCCAACCGGACCGGCAACGGCTCGGTGCTTTGGTGAAGCTGGTGGTCTCGACGTTGGGGAGGGCTTGA
- a CDS encoding MarR family winged helix-turn-helix transcriptional regulator, which yields MSDTEGRLDPMTVLPRLMQLSTVLNRSHLGERAMEQAGLALDRPALTVIITLQMAGKPLRVGEIATRMQVVGPHVTRHLNTLEKRGLVRRVTDPDDQRARLIELTPDGVAAAGRYLQTVLSWFTEAVADWSIEDQRTFGTLLNRFVDDLTARLSEVE from the coding sequence ATGAGCGACACAGAAGGCCGGCTCGACCCGATGACGGTGCTGCCGCGCCTGATGCAGCTGAGCACGGTGCTCAACCGCAGCCACCTCGGGGAACGCGCCATGGAGCAGGCCGGCCTCGCCCTCGACCGGCCGGCGCTCACCGTGATCATCACCCTGCAGATGGCGGGCAAGCCGCTGCGCGTCGGCGAGATCGCCACACGTATGCAGGTCGTGGGGCCGCACGTCACGCGCCACCTGAACACGCTGGAGAAGCGCGGGCTCGTCCGCCGCGTCACCGACCCCGACGACCAGCGCGCCCGCCTCATCGAGCTCACGCCGGACGGCGTCGCCGCGGCCGGGCGCTACCTGCAGACCGTCCTGAGCTGGTTCACCGAGGCGGTGGCCGACTGGTCGATCGAGGACCAGCGGACGTTCGGCACGCTGCTGAACCGGTTCGTCGACGACCTGACGGCCCGGCTGTCCGAAGTGGAGTGA
- a CDS encoding YafY family protein: protein MRASRLLTVLLLLQNRGRMTAEELAAELEVSVRTVYRDIDALSASGVPVYADRGRTGGYQLVDGYRTRLTGLTEEEAQSLSLAGLPVAAAELGLGTVLAAAQLKLYAALPKELRSRAGRVAERFYLDVPGWHRGIESLPVLSAVADAVWSSHRVRIRYERWGQREVERVLEPLGLILKAGNWYLAGRCEGSDRTYRISRILELTDLGEAFERPADFDLPRYWQEWSEQFERRMYPRLATVRLSPRAQGLLPFYAGSVGARALREALDGGAVADEEGWLTMRLPVEPGEPAIGELLRFGPHLEVLEPADLRAQLAEAIREMGATYG, encoded by the coding sequence ATGCGCGCGTCCCGGCTGCTCACGGTGCTGCTCCTGCTGCAGAACCGTGGCCGGATGACGGCCGAAGAGCTGGCCGCCGAGCTGGAGGTCTCCGTCCGGACGGTCTACCGCGACATCGACGCGCTGTCGGCTTCCGGCGTGCCCGTCTACGCCGACCGCGGCCGCACCGGCGGCTACCAGCTGGTCGACGGCTATCGCACGCGGCTGACCGGGCTCACCGAGGAGGAGGCGCAGTCGCTTTCGCTGGCCGGCCTGCCCGTGGCCGCGGCGGAGCTGGGCCTCGGCACGGTGCTGGCGGCAGCGCAGCTCAAGCTGTATGCCGCGTTGCCGAAGGAGCTGCGCAGCCGCGCGGGTCGCGTCGCCGAGCGGTTCTACCTGGACGTGCCCGGGTGGCACCGCGGGATCGAGAGCCTGCCGGTGCTGTCCGCGGTCGCCGACGCCGTGTGGTCGAGCCACCGCGTCCGGATCCGCTACGAACGCTGGGGCCAACGCGAGGTCGAGCGCGTGCTGGAGCCGCTCGGCCTGATTCTCAAGGCGGGAAACTGGTACCTTGCCGGCCGGTGCGAGGGGTCCGATCGCACGTACCGGATTTCCCGGATCCTCGAGCTGACGGACCTCGGCGAGGCTTTCGAGCGACCGGCGGATTTCGACCTGCCTCGTTACTGGCAGGAGTGGTCGGAGCAGTTCGAGCGGCGCATGTACCCGCGGCTCGCGACCGTGCGCCTGTCGCCGCGGGCGCAGGGTCTGCTGCCGTTCTACGCGGGCAGCGTGGGGGCGCGGGCGCTGCGCGAGGCCCTGGACGGCGGCGCGGTCGCCGATGAGGAAGGCTGGCTCACGATGCGGCTGCCGGTCGAGCCGGGTGAACCCGCGATCGGCGAGCTGCTGCGGTTCGGGCCGCACCTGGAGGTGCTCGAGCCAGCGGACCTGCGGGCGCAGCTCGCGGAGGCGATCAGGGAGATGGGCGCGACCTATGGGTGA
- a CDS encoding DinB family protein gives MGEFRGSFAVPLDDERTQLEAFIEEYRVGIEMTLDGLTEEQARRRLVASATTPLGLLKHVTWMQRVWFEECVGGTSRGELGLVRSPDESFRLADDDTVASVTAAYREACATARTVVADLALDAVVTGHRSGPRTVRWVYLQVLRELAHHCGHADILREQILAV, from the coding sequence ATGGGTGAGTTCAGGGGTTCGTTCGCGGTGCCGCTGGACGACGAACGCACTCAGCTCGAGGCGTTCATCGAGGAATACCGCGTGGGCATCGAGATGACGCTCGACGGGCTCACCGAGGAGCAGGCCCGCCGTCGGCTCGTGGCGTCGGCCACGACGCCGCTCGGGCTGCTCAAGCACGTCACCTGGATGCAGCGGGTGTGGTTCGAGGAATGCGTCGGTGGGACGTCCCGCGGTGAGCTCGGGCTGGTGCGGAGTCCGGACGAGTCGTTCCGGCTCGCCGACGACGACACCGTCGCCTCGGTCACGGCGGCCTACCGGGAAGCCTGCGCCACGGCCCGGACGGTGGTCGCGGATCTGGCGCTGGACGCCGTCGTGACCGGCCACCGGTCCGGCCCGCGCACCGTTCGCTGGGTGTACCTGCAGGTGCTGCGGGAGCTGGCCCACCACTGCGGCCACGCCGACATCCTGCGCGAACAGATCCTGGCCGTCTGA
- a CDS encoding FAD-dependent monooxygenase, whose translation MVIGADGLHSGVRALAFGPEEQFHRYLGYCFAGFTMHNDFGLAHEGVLWSTPGRGAALYAVGDSDTIFGFLNFTRPEPPFDAFRNPAAQRELVAEVFEGDGWEIPRLVAAMRTADDLFFDIVSQIHLPRWSSGRVALVGDAAHAPSFLTGQGSSTALVGAYVLAGELASHADHTAAFAAYEQTARPFVEANQALVTVGNATMFPATPEALAERNAGLRELTTLPVGPGRPEHSALVLPDFTGRRPAGSRV comes from the coding sequence CTGGTCATCGGCGCCGACGGCCTGCACTCGGGCGTCCGCGCGCTGGCGTTCGGCCCGGAGGAGCAGTTCCACCGCTACCTCGGCTACTGCTTCGCCGGTTTCACGATGCACAACGACTTCGGCTTGGCCCACGAAGGCGTCCTCTGGTCCACCCCGGGCCGCGGCGCCGCCCTCTACGCCGTGGGCGACAGCGACACCATCTTCGGCTTCCTCAACTTCACCCGCCCCGAGCCACCCTTCGACGCCTTCCGCAACCCGGCCGCCCAGCGCGAGCTCGTCGCCGAGGTCTTCGAAGGCGACGGCTGGGAGATCCCGCGCCTGGTCGCGGCCATGCGCACGGCCGACGACCTGTTCTTCGACATCGTCAGCCAGATCCACCTGCCTCGCTGGTCCTCCGGCCGCGTCGCCCTCGTCGGCGACGCCGCCCACGCGCCGTCGTTCCTCACGGGCCAGGGCTCCAGCACCGCGCTCGTCGGCGCCTACGTGCTGGCGGGCGAGCTGGCCTCGCACGCCGACCACACCGCCGCGTTCGCCGCCTACGAACAGACCGCGCGCCCGTTTGTCGAGGCCAACCAGGCCCTCGTCACCGTCGGCAACGCCACCATGTTCCCCGCCACGCCCGAAGCCCTTGCCGAACGCAACGCCGGCCTGCGCGAACTCACGACGCTGCCCGTCGGCCCGGGCCGCCCGGAGCACAGTGCACTGGTACTGCCGGACTTCACCGGTCGACGGCCGGCCGGCAGCCGCGTCTGA